The Sedimentisphaera salicampi genome includes a region encoding these proteins:
- the secA gene encoding preprotein translocase subunit SecA, which yields MFSRFSKMLVNLFGSRNERVVKNYMKTALKAGEYEQQMAELSDDQLRDKTSEFREAIAGGTDPEELLPEAFAVVREVAKRKIDLRHYDVQLVGGNVLFDGKIAEMATGEGKTLVATLACYLMCLTGRKVHIITVNDYLAKRDAEWMRPVYESLGLTVGAIQADMDPGGAERKEQYSKNITYGTNNEFGFDYLRDNMKVSAEQLVQGRLDFALIDEVDSILIDEARTPLIISGPAHDDVTRYKKADSVVRELIRLQGGYNKIQAQIDKLEKDIANAKGISSDSSSSQEQKQKADKDIQAAEQKKAELEAELERHTQYYEVEYDKKSVHLTHEGIGAAQDIANVGSFYVGSNMDWPHLLEQGLRAHVCFEREKDYVVMDGKVVIVDEFTGRLMHGRQWSDGLHQAVEAKEGVKIKEESQTLATITLQNFFKLYDKLAGMTGTAMTEAQEFLEIYGLDVVSIPTNEPCIRDDRDDVIYKTMPEKFNAIVEEIKRESEKGRPVLVGTVSIEKSEAISNALKRKYGVEHEVLNAKQHAREASIVEKAGHQHKGRDGKMWGNVTIATNMAGRGTDIKLGEGVAEAGGLHIVGTERHESRRIDNQLRGRAGRQGDNGSSQFFLSFDDELLSVFAGDWTIKALTKTGWEEGEPIYHKWITNGIEKAQKKVEEKNYEIRKSLLEYDEVMDYQRREFYTRRKNVLKGIGLRKIIEEMMENVVADACDTILADDYPKNCIVEWLRVNLGVDVEPGQIKANSTPEEIEELAKEKARKNIENDISITMGEYIEDSSDKSTWKLDKLSKWLMSTYSANVPLSKLRKMEADEIEQTAVEAASGQLNKKDCSKLAEFLKDGFAERVFTDTVSARFDIKIDPERIKGKESEEVRDYVLSLVYEKYNQREIEYPVEYALSMTYSGDSANVYQFDSLAKWAKHKYNADLNPSELQDMSFHQVEEKLMAIAHENTPEKVLAEVEEKIQSLGAEEAIKWSAQRFGFNLEAENAPKDAEQLKNQVHEFMRRELSRLERYVLLQVFDAAWKDHLYAMDRLKESVSLRRFAEKDPRIEYKHEGYRMFSDMLESIENRVTDTVFKLRLEANAKTKNVYGSQQNEVHQQADQFAQNEKQREAGQAPKASPKQIVNKSPKVGRNDPCPCGSGKKYKKCCGKNK from the coding sequence ATGTTTTCACGCTTTTCAAAAATGCTTGTAAATCTTTTCGGCTCCCGCAATGAGCGAGTCGTTAAAAACTACATGAAAACTGCGCTGAAGGCGGGTGAGTATGAGCAGCAGATGGCTGAGCTGTCTGATGACCAGCTCCGAGATAAAACCAGCGAGTTCCGCGAGGCGATAGCCGGCGGGACAGACCCCGAAGAGCTTCTGCCAGAGGCGTTTGCTGTAGTTCGTGAGGTTGCCAAGCGAAAAATCGATTTGCGGCATTATGATGTGCAGCTTGTTGGCGGGAACGTGCTTTTCGACGGCAAGATTGCCGAGATGGCCACGGGTGAGGGTAAAACGCTCGTTGCCACGCTTGCCTGCTATCTGATGTGTCTTACCGGGCGTAAGGTGCATATTATTACGGTAAACGACTACCTCGCCAAGCGTGATGCTGAATGGATGAGGCCGGTATATGAATCTCTCGGGCTCACTGTAGGGGCTATTCAGGCCGATATGGACCCGGGCGGAGCGGAACGCAAAGAGCAGTATTCCAAAAATATAACCTACGGAACAAACAACGAATTCGGCTTTGATTATCTTCGTGATAATATGAAAGTCAGCGCAGAGCAGCTCGTTCAGGGCAGGCTGGATTTCGCCCTGATTGATGAGGTGGATTCGATCCTGATTGACGAGGCGAGAACGCCTCTGATTATCAGCGGGCCTGCGCACGACGATGTTACCAGATACAAGAAGGCCGATTCGGTGGTACGGGAGCTTATAAGGCTTCAGGGCGGCTACAACAAGATTCAGGCGCAGATAGACAAGCTCGAGAAGGATATCGCAAACGCAAAGGGTATCTCTTCGGATTCGTCTTCCTCGCAGGAGCAGAAGCAAAAGGCCGATAAAGATATTCAGGCCGCAGAGCAGAAAAAGGCGGAGCTGGAAGCGGAGCTTGAGAGGCATACACAGTATTACGAAGTTGAATACGACAAAAAATCTGTACACCTCACTCACGAAGGCATCGGGGCTGCGCAGGATATAGCGAATGTGGGTTCGTTCTATGTGGGCTCGAATATGGACTGGCCTCACCTTCTCGAACAGGGGCTCAGGGCGCATGTATGCTTTGAGCGTGAGAAGGATTACGTGGTTATGGACGGGAAGGTGGTTATTGTTGATGAATTTACCGGCCGTCTTATGCACGGCAGGCAGTGGTCAGACGGGCTCCATCAGGCCGTTGAGGCAAAAGAAGGCGTTAAGATAAAGGAAGAGAGCCAGACTCTCGCCACAATCACCCTGCAGAATTTCTTCAAGCTATACGACAAGCTTGCCGGTATGACCGGTACTGCAATGACCGAGGCGCAGGAGTTTCTCGAGATATACGGGCTGGATGTGGTATCGATACCCACAAACGAGCCATGCATACGAGACGACAGGGACGATGTTATATACAAGACTATGCCGGAGAAATTCAACGCTATTGTTGAAGAGATCAAACGCGAGAGCGAAAAGGGCAGACCTGTCCTTGTGGGAACTGTGAGCATTGAGAAATCAGAGGCGATTTCCAACGCATTGAAGCGGAAATACGGCGTTGAGCATGAGGTGCTCAACGCAAAGCAGCACGCCAGAGAGGCCTCAATTGTGGAGAAGGCCGGCCATCAGCATAAAGGCCGCGACGGGAAGATGTGGGGAAATGTTACTATCGCCACGAATATGGCAGGACGCGGTACCGACATCAAGCTGGGCGAAGGCGTGGCAGAGGCCGGAGGCCTGCATATCGTTGGTACTGAACGCCACGAATCAAGGCGAATCGACAATCAGCTCCGCGGACGTGCCGGAAGGCAGGGAGACAACGGTTCGAGCCAGTTTTTCCTTTCGTTTGATGATGAGCTGCTGTCTGTCTTCGCAGGCGACTGGACAATAAAAGCCCTCACCAAAACAGGCTGGGAAGAGGGAGAGCCGATATATCACAAGTGGATCACCAACGGGATCGAAAAGGCTCAGAAGAAGGTAGAGGAAAAGAACTACGAGATACGAAAATCGCTTCTGGAATACGATGAAGTGATGGACTACCAGAGGCGTGAATTCTACACGAGAAGAAAGAACGTATTGAAGGGCATCGGGCTGCGCAAGATCATCGAGGAGATGATGGAGAACGTTGTTGCAGATGCCTGCGATACGATCCTCGCAGATGACTACCCGAAAAACTGCATCGTTGAATGGCTGCGTGTGAATCTGGGTGTGGATGTTGAGCCCGGCCAGATTAAGGCCAATTCCACGCCGGAAGAGATCGAAGAGCTCGCCAAAGAGAAGGCCAGAAAGAATATCGAGAACGATATCTCAATAACTATGGGCGAGTATATCGAAGATTCTTCAGATAAATCCACATGGAAGCTTGATAAGCTGAGCAAATGGCTTATGAGCACCTACAGCGCAAATGTTCCCCTCTCCAAGCTGCGCAAGATGGAAGCGGATGAGATCGAGCAGACAGCAGTTGAAGCAGCGTCAGGGCAGCTTAACAAGAAAGACTGCAGCAAGCTGGCCGAATTCCTAAAAGACGGCTTCGCAGAACGCGTGTTTACCGATACTGTATCCGCGAGGTTTGATATAAAGATTGATCCGGAAAGGATTAAGGGCAAAGAGAGTGAAGAGGTTCGAGATTATGTGCTGAGCCTTGTCTATGAGAAGTATAATCAGCGCGAGATAGAGTATCCGGTGGAATATGCCCTCAGTATGACATATTCCGGCGATTCGGCGAACGTTTATCAGTTCGACAGCCTCGCCAAATGGGCAAAGCATAAGTACAATGCAGACTTAAACCCCAGCGAACTGCAGGATATGAGCTTCCATCAGGTGGAAGAAAAGCTCATGGCGATAGCTCATGAGAACACGCCGGAGAAAGTGCTTGCTGAAGTAGAAGAAAAGATACAGAGCCTCGGAGCTGAAGAGGCGATAAAGTGGTCTGCTCAGAGGTTCGGCTTCAATCTTGAGGCAGAAAACGCCCCGAAGGATGCCGAGCAGCTCAAAAATCAGGTGCATGAATTTATGCGCAGAGAGCTCAGCAGGCTCGAGAGATACGTACTTCTTCAGGTGTTTGATGCGGCATGGAAAGACCACCTCTACGCAATGGACAGGCTCAAGGAAAGCGTTTCGCTCAGAAGGTTTGCAGAGAAAGAC
- the efp gene encoding elongation factor P: MKASDMKKGMSITMDGELYIILDYQHVKLGKGGAVYQTKLKNLTDGGTREVRLRAEEDIEQAYLDKRKYEYLYSTGTEHVLMDTETFEQISLDDDQFGDGTKYLKGNEELQVCMYQNKPVLIDLPNTVDLEVTDTAPYIKGATATNQNKPATLETGISVMVPPFVKNGEKIRVDTRTNEYVTRVKE; encoded by the coding sequence ATGAAAGCATCTGATATGAAAAAAGGTATGTCCATAACCATGGACGGCGAGCTTTATATAATCCTCGATTACCAGCATGTGAAGCTCGGCAAGGGCGGCGCTGTGTATCAGACAAAGCTCAAAAACCTCACCGACGGGGGCACTCGAGAGGTTCGTCTTCGTGCGGAAGAGGACATTGAGCAGGCGTATTTAGACAAACGCAAGTACGAATATCTGTACTCCACGGGCACAGAGCACGTTTTGATGGACACAGAGACCTTCGAGCAGATATCGCTTGATGATGATCAGTTCGGCGACGGCACGAAATACCTCAAAGGCAACGAAGAGCTTCAGGTTTGTATGTATCAGAACAAGCCGGTTCTGATAGACCTTCCCAACACCGTTGACCTCGAGGTAACCGATACCGCTCCATACATCAAAGGGGCCACAGCAACCAACCAGAACAAGCCGGCAACCCTAGAAACCGGCATAAGCGTTATGGTTCCGCCTTTTGTAAAAAACGGCGAGAAGATTCGCGTTGACACTCGCACGAATGAGTATGTTACCAGAGTGAAGGAATGA
- a CDS encoding DUF262 domain-containing protein, producing the protein MCQKLKLEPKTIHSLLGEEFFIPAYQRGYRWKKRQIENLLDDIWEFQANADCIPKEGFYCLQPLVVSKNKGKWEVVDGQQRLTTIYIILSFLEKEHIKVSLEEAFQKPLFTLEYETRPDSAEYLRDINAELSDSNVDYYYINKAYQTIDSWFQNKDFNEKNVFLNILLSKEHKAVKVIWYDISDECKDNDYAIDVFTRINIGKIPLTNAELIKALFLGKIQKEDGKDQDHVDLKRLQIATEWDNIENSLQKDDFWHFIYNGTKNYDTRIEYIFDLMKSKKLNKDDQFYTFDKFNKQLHKENIDKVWLSVKKYFQRFEDWFHNRDFYHYIGFLIATGSSVSELVNQSAQKSKSEFKQFLVGEIKEKSTNDIDSLDYGENNDEIRKVLLLFNIQSLLNNPTSSSRFPFDYYKNGMWDLEHIHSIKSDKPVVEKQQREWLKLVLEYFIGYNQINEQASINNLPEKEKKIASQIEQALNYKESDFTAIYNNVMGFFNKSEESGEPEDIDKISNLTLLDSGTNRSYKNAPFPVKRKIILSKDTSGTFVPLCTKNVFIKAYSSRFDNLMYWQQQDRSKYLEAIKKTLADAGFIEKSAIEGDTNDNQ; encoded by the coding sequence TTGTGCCAAAAATTAAAATTAGAACCAAAGACAATTCATAGTCTTTTAGGTGAAGAGTTCTTTATCCCTGCATATCAACGTGGTTATAGATGGAAAAAAAGGCAGATCGAAAATCTCCTTGATGATATTTGGGAATTTCAAGCTAATGCTGATTGTATTCCTAAGGAAGGGTTTTACTGTTTGCAGCCCTTAGTTGTTTCTAAAAATAAGGGCAAATGGGAAGTTGTGGATGGGCAGCAAAGATTAACAACGATTTATATTATTCTGTCTTTTTTGGAAAAAGAGCATATTAAGGTTTCTCTTGAAGAAGCGTTTCAAAAACCGCTTTTTACTCTTGAATACGAAACACGACCAGATAGCGCAGAGTATCTTAGGGATATTAATGCTGAGTTGTCTGATAGTAATGTAGATTACTATTATATTAATAAAGCTTACCAAACTATTGATTCGTGGTTTCAGAATAAGGACTTCAATGAAAAAAACGTTTTCCTCAACATTTTGCTTTCTAAAGAACATAAAGCTGTAAAGGTAATTTGGTATGATATTAGCGATGAGTGTAAAGATAATGATTATGCAATTGATGTCTTTACCCGTATCAACATCGGGAAGATACCTCTAACTAATGCTGAACTGATCAAAGCCTTGTTTTTAGGTAAAATCCAGAAGGAAGATGGTAAGGATCAAGATCATGTTGATTTAAAGAGGCTGCAAATTGCTACAGAATGGGATAACATAGAAAATTCACTTCAAAAAGATGATTTCTGGCATTTCATTTACAACGGCACAAAAAACTATGATACAAGGATTGAGTATATATTTGACCTAATGAAAAGCAAAAAATTGAATAAGGATGATCAATTTTATACCTTTGATAAATTCAATAAACAGTTACATAAAGAAAATATAGATAAGGTATGGCTTTCTGTAAAAAAATATTTTCAGAGATTTGAAGATTGGTTTCATAATAGAGATTTCTATCATTACATTGGCTTTTTGATTGCTACAGGAAGCAGTGTTTCAGAGTTAGTGAATCAATCTGCTCAGAAATCAAAATCGGAATTCAAACAGTTTCTGGTAGGGGAGATTAAAGAAAAGAGCACTAATGATATAGATTCTTTGGATTATGGTGAAAATAATGATGAAATAAGAAAGGTTTTATTGTTGTTCAATATTCAGTCGCTATTAAATAATCCAACGTCATCAAGCCGGTTTCCATTTGACTATTACAAAAACGGCATGTGGGATTTAGAGCATATTCATTCCATCAAATCTGATAAACCTGTTGTTGAAAAGCAGCAACGTGAATGGCTAAAATTAGTGCTGGAATATTTTATCGGCTATAACCAAATAAATGAGCAAGCTTCAATTAATAATTTACCAGAGAAAGAGAAAAAAATTGCAAGTCAAATTGAGCAGGCCTTGAATTATAAAGAGAGCGATTTTACGGCTATTTATAATAATGTAATGGGATTCTTCAATAAATCCGAAGAGTCTGGAGAACCTGAAGATATTGATAAGATCTCTAATTTGACTTTACTTGATTCTGGCACCAATAGGTCTTACAAAAACGCACCTTTTCCCGTGAAACGAAAGATTATATTATCCAAAGATACAAGCGGTACTTTTGTCCCTCTCTGCACCAAAAATGTGTTCATAAAAGCGTATAGCTCGAGGTTTGATAATTTGATGTACTGGCAGCAACAGGACCGCTCGAAGTATCTAGAAGCAATCAAAAAAACATTGGCCGATGCTGGTTTTATCGAAAAAAGTGCAATTGAAGGAGATACCAATGACAATCAATAA
- a CDS encoding DUF262 domain-containing protein — protein MTINNSLKEHSKQLSFYQLISENKLSIEIPIIQRDYAQGRASNKSIRESFINVLHKHVTGNSNIDLDFVYGEITGNNEDCFVPLDGQQRLTTLFLLHWYLATKEDKFKEFQEFMFADDSDSKSRFCYATRASSSEFCTALAKCDIDFGKVNAEKGEDRLSKTIKDMHWYFESWDNDPTVKAMLTMLDTIDGKFKDTENLFDRLLAKDKPVITFNFLNLKTLGLTDDLYIKMNSRGEPLSDFENFKAKFEQCIKRFSNELPEYELTYHRGSRKVRAHEYFSHKIDTRWSDLFWKYRNNKTNTFDKEIMNFIQTVITNNYALSSIKKKNEDTEKVIRKLRSDELAEKNQAYFYYEEIGCITKDLIENLIAIFDLLEGGNDKIKTYLEDSSYYDEDNVFEKAIARSTTYRDNLRFYAFYVYLIQFGKDDTGLTDWIRVVYNLTENTIYDSSGDYIRDIKIINLLVSKGQEILKYLANINNSIEGFSIFQKYEERVKASLILKSQEWREAIITIEKHDYFKGQIGFILEFAGITEYYEENGHCNWGQELNSRFLDKFKSYSSKANSVFSCIKDGSKSIKYLWERAVLTKGDYMIKTSAWRRNLLSTNSREYNIPRDFNWKRLLRLPNNRNYSSKDDLEERGLVKAVFDDVMFDADNIEKSLCDICKTALKSNTLKPWKVLLVRDPCCIDYCGHGFLRIESDYNIQLLTKARLSSWHAELYSYAFFKKYLENRDFTPFEYCKYEYVRTELGRAHAKIYGFIFEDIKFEIKITFCSDRQSYKISFVSFEPKNENSIQNEDRPIECTHIPNAIRDILNESKMTEIKNKKFTKYANTEEEVINLIEELCEKLKHIINGN, from the coding sequence ATGACAATCAATAATAGCTTAAAAGAACATAGCAAACAATTAAGTTTTTATCAACTTATCTCAGAAAATAAGCTTTCAATTGAAATACCAATAATTCAGCGAGATTATGCACAGGGTAGAGCGTCTAACAAAAGCATAAGGGAATCTTTCATAAATGTTTTGCATAAGCATGTAACAGGTAATAGTAATATTGACTTGGATTTTGTGTACGGAGAGATTACAGGCAATAATGAAGATTGTTTTGTTCCTTTAGATGGTCAACAAAGGCTTACTACACTATTCTTGCTGCATTGGTACTTAGCAACCAAAGAAGATAAGTTTAAAGAATTTCAAGAATTTATGTTTGCTGATGATTCAGATAGCAAGTCTAGATTCTGTTATGCCACTCGTGCAAGTTCAAGCGAGTTTTGTACAGCGTTAGCTAAATGTGATATTGATTTTGGAAAAGTTAACGCAGAGAAAGGCGAGGACAGACTGTCAAAAACTATAAAAGATATGCATTGGTATTTTGAGTCTTGGGATAATGACCCAACAGTTAAAGCCATGCTTACGATGCTTGATACAATTGACGGTAAATTTAAAGATACCGAAAATTTGTTTGATAGGTTATTGGCAAAAGATAAACCAGTAATAACGTTTAACTTTCTCAACCTAAAAACACTAGGGCTCACCGATGATTTATATATAAAAATGAATTCTAGAGGAGAACCGCTAAGTGATTTTGAAAACTTCAAGGCCAAATTTGAGCAGTGTATTAAAAGATTTTCAAACGAACTCCCAGAGTATGAACTTACCTATCATCGAGGATCCCGAAAAGTAAGAGCTCATGAATATTTTTCCCATAAGATAGATACCAGATGGTCAGATTTGTTTTGGAAATACCGCAACAATAAAACGAATACATTCGACAAAGAGATAATGAATTTCATCCAGACAGTTATAACAAATAATTATGCATTATCTTCAATTAAGAAAAAAAATGAGGATACCGAAAAGGTTATCAGAAAACTGCGTAGCGATGAGTTAGCAGAGAAGAATCAGGCCTATTTTTATTATGAAGAGATTGGATGTATTACTAAAGATTTGATTGAAAATCTAATTGCAATATTTGATTTGCTTGAAGGCGGAAACGATAAGATTAAAACTTATCTTGAAGATAGCAGTTATTATGATGAGGATAATGTTTTTGAAAAAGCAATCGCTAGATCAACTACTTATCGAGATAATTTACGGTTCTATGCTTTTTATGTTTATCTCATTCAATTTGGTAAAGATGATACTGGATTAACTGATTGGATAAGGGTTGTCTATAATTTAACAGAGAACACGATATATGATAGTTCAGGAGATTATATAAGAGATATAAAAATAATTAACCTTCTAGTAAGTAAAGGTCAGGAAATATTAAAATATTTAGCCAATATAAACAATTCTATTGAAGGCTTTTCTATTTTTCAAAAATATGAAGAGAGAGTTAAGGCATCTCTGATTCTGAAAAGTCAAGAGTGGCGTGAAGCTATAATCACTATAGAAAAACATGACTATTTCAAAGGGCAAATCGGTTTTATTCTAGAGTTTGCCGGAATAACTGAGTATTACGAAGAAAATGGGCATTGTAATTGGGGGCAAGAGCTCAACTCTCGATTTTTAGACAAATTTAAGAGTTATTCGTCAAAAGCAAATTCAGTATTCAGTTGCATTAAAGATGGGTCTAAATCTATTAAATATCTTTGGGAAAGAGCTGTACTTACAAAGGGAGATTATATGATAAAAACCAGTGCATGGAGACGCAATCTTCTGAGCACTAACTCTAGAGAATATAATATCCCTAGAGATTTTAATTGGAAAAGGCTTTTAAGACTACCTAATAATCGAAACTATAGCTCTAAAGATGATTTGGAAGAAAGAGGCCTCGTTAAGGCTGTGTTTGATGATGTAATGTTTGATGCTGATAATATAGAAAAATCTTTGTGTGATATATGTAAGACAGCTTTGAAAAGTAATACCCTTAAGCCATGGAAAGTATTATTGGTTAGGGACCCTTGTTGTATAGATTATTGTGGCCATGGCTTTTTGAGAATTGAGTCGGATTATAATATACAATTGCTGACTAAGGCTCGTCTTAGTAGCTGGCATGCAGAATTATATTCTTATGCCTTTTTTAAAAAATACTTAGAAAACCGTGATTTTACGCCGTTTGAATACTGCAAGTATGAATATGTAAGAACTGAATTGGGGCGGGCCCACGCAAAAATTTATGGTTTTATTTTTGAGGATATTAAATTTGAGATAAAAATAACTTTTTGTAGTGATAGGCAAAGTTATAAGATTTCTTTTGTTTCTTTTGAACCTAAAAATGAAAACTCAATACAAAATGAAGACAGGCCTATAGAGTGTACTCATATCCCAAATGCAATTAGAGATATATTGAATGAATCAAAAATGACAGAGATAAAAAATAAAAAATTTACTAAATATGCAAATACTGAAGAAGAGGTAATTAATTTAATAGAAGAGCTTTGCGAAAAATTAAAACACATTATTAATGGCAATTAG
- a CDS encoding PH domain-containing protein: MESSVVFGAPWSGALKGMTGLFSLILAGIAIVGIFTGPEGDATWTLSMTAMPLAILIISAFFMIRGYVLTEDALLVQRLGWNSSLDLTGLISAEAKPKAMAKSIRKFGNGGLFCFAGAFYNKALGSYRAFATDNSRTVVLKFAERTVVVSPDKPEEFVTQIKNFKNL; the protein is encoded by the coding sequence ATGGAATCATCTGTGGTTTTTGGAGCCCCTTGGAGCGGCGCTTTGAAGGGGATGACAGGGCTTTTTTCTCTGATTCTTGCCGGCATTGCGATTGTTGGCATATTTACAGGCCCCGAAGGTGATGCAACGTGGACATTGAGCATGACAGCAATGCCGCTTGCGATACTCATCATTTCGGCCTTTTTTATGATTCGCGGCTATGTCCTCACAGAAGACGCTCTTCTCGTGCAGCGCCTCGGCTGGAATTCAAGCTTAGATTTAACGGGTCTTATTTCAGCAGAGGCTAAGCCTAAGGCAATGGCCAAATCAATACGTAAATTTGGTAATGGAGGGCTGTTTTGTTTCGCCGGCGCATTTTATAATAAAGCTCTCGGCTCCTATCGTGCTTTTGCCACAGACAACAGCCGCACAGTTGTTTTGAAGTTTGCCGAACGCACGGTTGTGGTTTCGCCGGATAAGCCGGAGGAGTTTGTAACACAAATCAAAAATTTCAAAAATCTTTAA
- a CDS encoding alpha/beta hydrolase — protein MKTAPKLAIILAAVLFSLPAIAAENYKTETDILYRSAGQAEADSYIKQRCRLDVYYPDEEGVYPSVVWFHGGGLSAGGKYIPHELKEKGVIVAAVNYRLHPKVKSPVYIEDAAASIAWVFENIEKYNGSREQIFVSGHSAGGYLTSMAGLDKSYLAEFGIDANDIAGLIPFSGHTITHFTVRKERGIPGTQPIADEMSPLYHVRKDAPPYVIITGDRELEMLGRYEENAYMWRMMKVCGHKQTSIYELEGYDHGEMPHAAFKILLDCIEKILKEKLDS, from the coding sequence ATGAAAACTGCCCCGAAGCTCGCAATCATTCTCGCCGCTGTTTTGTTCTCGCTTCCAGCGATTGCGGCGGAGAACTACAAAACCGAAACCGACATCCTCTACCGCAGTGCGGGGCAGGCCGAGGCAGACAGCTATATCAAGCAGCGCTGCCGGCTTGATGTGTACTACCCGGATGAGGAGGGCGTTTATCCGAGCGTGGTATGGTTTCACGGCGGCGGGCTCAGCGCCGGAGGCAAATACATCCCCCACGAGCTCAAGGAGAAGGGCGTTATCGTTGCTGCTGTGAATTACAGGCTGCATCCGAAGGTGAAATCGCCGGTGTATATCGAAGATGCCGCTGCGTCGATCGCCTGGGTGTTTGAGAATATCGAGAAATACAACGGCTCGCGCGAGCAGATATTCGTTTCCGGCCATTCGGCGGGGGGCTATCTCACCAGTATGGCAGGGCTCGATAAGAGCTATCTGGCGGAATTCGGCATCGATGCGAACGATATCGCCGGCCTGATCCCCTTCAGCGGGCATACAATCACCCATTTCACCGTCCGCAAGGAACGCGGCATTCCCGGCACGCAGCCGATAGCCGATGAGATGTCTCCGCTCTATCACGTGCGGAAGGATGCACCGCCATACGTGATTATCACCGGAGACAGAGAGCTGGAAATGCTCGGCCGCTACGAGGAAAACGCATATATGTGGCGGATGATGAAGGTTTGCGGGCATAAACAAACCAGCATCTACGAACTCGAAGGCTACGACCACGGCGAAATGCCCCACGCCGCCTTCAAGATCCTCCTCGACTGCATCGAGAAAATATTGAAGGAAAAGCTGGATTCATAA